The genomic DNA ATAAAACGATAGCCGATGCCGACGACGGTTTCAACGCAGCCGCCGCAGTTGCCGAGCTTTTGCCGAAGGCGGCGGATGTGGACGTCGAGCGTGCGTGTGTCGCCAAAATAGCTGTAGCCCCAAACGTTGTCGAGCAATTGTTGACGAGCGGCGACGCGGCCGCTGTTTTGGATGAGATGCGTGAGCAGGGCAAATTCTTTGCGCGTGAGGCGAACGTCCGTTCCTTCGCAGACGACACGCATATCGGCAAAATCGACGGTCAGTTTGTCGTCGCTGTATTTCGGCTCAGTCTCTTTCTCAGATCGACGGAGCACGGCCCGGACGCGGGCGATCACCTCTTTGATCGAAAAAGGTTTGACGATATAGTCGTCGGCGCCGACCTCGAGCCCCGCGATCTTATCACCCTCGGCGGCCTTGGCGGTAAGCATTATGATCGGCGTCAGTTTGGTCTGAGATTCGCGGCGGAGCCTTCGACACAGTTCCATTCCGGTCATTCCGGGCAGCATCAGGTCGAGAATGATCAACGACGGAGCGTTCTTTTCGTCGAGAGCGAGACGTAATCCTTTCTCGCCCGATTCGGCGATCGTCGGACGATAGCCTTCGCGGCGGAGATTGTACTGCAAACTCTCGGCGATGTCCGCATCATCTTCGACGATGAGAATATTTTGCTGCATAGCTTGTCCTAAATTCTATTCGATTAAACGACGATTTGCGACAAGTCTATGTAACGCGGGTGAATTGGGTATTAAATATATGTTACGAAGATGTTAAATATTTTCGACTATCAACCATTCATTTCGCGGGCATCTCATCTTTCGGTCGGATCACATGTCTGAGAGTGCCGCAGCCGCCGTCGGTATCTGCCCAGGTTTCGATGTCGAGATCTATCACCGCAAGGGCCGCGGTCGGCATCGGGGCGATCTCGCCGGTGAGGAAATAGATCAGCCCTTCGGCCCCGGGATTGTGTCCGACGAGCAGGACGCGATCAACTTCGTTGTCGAGGTCCGCGATGACGGCGGCGAGCGTGCCGACACTCGCCTCGTAAATACGTTCATTGAATGTGATCTCCGGCTCAAATCCGGCGGCTTCGCGGACAAGTTCGGCGGTTTGTTTCGCTCGAACTGCCGGAGAGCTGACGATCGCATCGGGCATCAGGTCCCGCTCCTTCATCAGCGAACCGATGAACGGCGCCGTACGTAGTCCGCGTGCGTTGAGCGGCCTTTCGCGATCGGTGAGCGAATGGTCGTCCCAACTCGATTTTGCATGGCGGAGTATGTAGAGCGTCTTCATCTTTGAGGGCGATTTTACGCCCGACCGCAGGAAACGGCAAACCTGCCCGGGCGTCCGGCCATCGAAAGGCATTGGCGTTATTTCAAAACCTTTTCCAAAAACGTGCCGTACTACTGCCTTGAGCGCGCCCGGAAAAATGCTTACACTAGATCATTAGTATGCGACTTCTGCCCTCGACATTGGTCAAGAAAGAGACACGACGAAGCCTTTTGGCGGCGTTGTTCCTCATTGTGTTTCTTGCCGAGGCCGGTTCGCACGCACTGATCTGTTCAAATCACTCATCGAGTAATGAGATATTCGCCGCCTCGTCCGACGGCAGGCAGGACGATCCTTGCGATACGCATGTCCATTGCCGCGAAAACCAGCGGAATGAGCGTCAGCTGCCCGGTTTTTCCCACGATTCGATGCAGCATAATGCACTGTTTGACGGCCCTGTAGATCTCATTACCGAAACCGTAATCCAACGCGATCCGCGTATACCTTACG from Acidobacteriota bacterium includes the following:
- a CDS encoding histidine phosphatase family protein, with the translated sequence MKTLYILRHAKSSWDDHSLTDRERPLNARGLRTAPFIGSLMKERDLMPDAIVSSPAVRAKQTAELVREAAGFEPEITFNERIYEASVGTLAAVIADLDNEVDRVLLVGHNPGAEGLIYFLTGEIAPMPTAALAVIDLDIETWADTDGGCGTLRHVIRPKDEMPAK
- a CDS encoding response regulator transcription factor; the protein is MQQNILIVEDDADIAESLQYNLRREGYRPTIAESGEKGLRLALDEKNAPSLIILDLMLPGMTGMELCRRLRRESQTKLTPIIMLTAKAAEGDKIAGLEVGADDYIVKPFSIKEVIARVRAVLRRSEKETEPKYSDDKLTVDFADMRVVCEGTDVRLTRKEFALLTHLIQNSGRVAARQQLLDNVWGYSYFGDTRTLDVHIRRLRQKLGNCGGCVETVVGIGYRFIGCK